A region of Antedon mediterranea chromosome 8, ecAntMedi1.1, whole genome shotgun sequence DNA encodes the following proteins:
- the LOC140056545 gene encoding uncharacterized protein: MDYIQPYQFEPLANEDESARSIAEDALVIEKQKRLENTEWCTCGNCKIMQSFEECLCCTEVADVISTRDRDAEITGEFQCITDHPGFHANCLDVWALQMARKNTPKKFLTKEAKSMHE; this comes from the exons ATGGATTATATACAGCCGTATCAATTTGAGCCACTAGCAAATGAAGATGAGAGTGCTAGAAGTATTGCAGAAGATGCATTAGTAATCGAAAAACAGAAGAGACTGGAAAATACGGAATG GTGCACATGTGGGAATTGTAAAATAATGCAGTCCTTTGAAGAGTGCCTATGTTGCACCGAGGTAGCAGATGTCATCAGCACCAGAGACCGTGATGCGGAGATTACAGGAGAATTTCAGTGCATCACCGACCACCCAGGATTTCATGCAAATTGTCTAGATGTGTGGGCTTTACAGATGGCAAGAAAAAATACACCCAAAAAATTCTTGACTAAAGAAGCTAAATCAATGCATGAGTAA
- the LOC140056544 gene encoding uncharacterized protein — translation MPRCVAAGCDNNHTHNVNFHKFPKDEILRKKWTNAVSRTRSNFQASAYSVLCSDHFLETDYEARSLLASSIGMSGNNYMRLVKGAIPTVFKRPDPPGQLVANNKKKRRSNAYEKRERARVLQEIPLLQNDNMDFDDMISSVETTDDENNTAVAEVQTDPIVVHCDCCKHKQPKVKTSNLSIQFKTRMFDKGVQIFPEDDQSTNDYKITSRTPNIKEGREEVDGEDSEKDEEEEEEEEEEEEEEDDDEEDNDDDDCNDPDYDPWEDIGMDANEDEKMEYVAGDTFRGRKFIVYEDRLLAVFQICPMCSAETDSSTSFVQGTFCRVKQQCPSCNYTRHWESQPKIQNAPAGNLLLSAAILFSGSSPSKALRMLNHMQCAAISQQTFFVHQRNFLLPSIERLWEEDRRCRIQHTREYEKLVVGGDGRCDSPGHSAKYGCYTLMDLSGGKILDVQLVQSNEVSSSSAMEKEGLIRGVESLKKENVKINVLVTDRHSQIKKWVRENMDGTTHKFDIWHIAKGIKKKIDAAAKLVCGQDLRPWAKSINHHIYWCATSTPSGDGEVMVAKWNSLLRHMQNMHTGHGDLFPCCLHDEISDGEPRKKWLIPGSIAANKTKDIVTNPRLVKDIGQMSEKHQTSKLEAFHSLLNHYAPKACHFTFRVQKCRTLLAALHYNENGGRCQAQTKDGEMRYAINFPKFKKGGSVVKCVMVNPTYEYVGKLVDLVMSCSKNEIMQIEDVPPPLCSEFARPNKTEAIAAHRTRFQPKEMDI, via the exons ATGCCTCGTTGTGTAGCTGCTGGTTGTGACAACAACCATACACACAATGTGAACTTCCATAAGTTCCCAAAAGATGAAATTTTGAGGAAGAAGTGGACTAATGCCGTTTCGAGAACACGGAGCAATTTCCAAGCTTCGGCATATTCGGTCCTATGTAGCGATCATTTTCTGGAGACGGACTACGAGGCAAGGAGTTTACTTGCAAGTTCAATTGGGATGAGTGGCAACAATTATATGCGGCTGGTAAAAGGAGCAATACCAACTGTTTTTAAACGGCCCGATCCTCCAGGGCAACTGGTTGCaaataacaaaaagaaaagaCGATCTAATGCCTACGAAAAACGTGAGAGAGCAAGA GTGTTGCAAGAAATTCCTCTACTACAGAATGACAACATGGACTTTGATGACATGATATCATCAGTTGAAACTACAGATGATGAAAATAACACAGCTGTTGCAGAAGTACAG ACGGACCCAATTGTTGTTCATTGCGATTGTTGCAAACATAAGCAGCCTAAAGTAAAGACGTCTAATTTAAGTATTCAATTCAAGACGCGTATGTTTGATAAag gAGTACAGATATTTCCAGAGGATGACCAAAGCACCAATGATTATAAAATTACCTCTAGAACACCAAACATTAAAGAAGGCCGTGAAGAAGTGGATGGAGAAGACAGTGAAAAAGAtgaagaggaggaggaagaagaagaagaagaggaggaggaggaggatgatgatgaagaagataacgatgatgatgactGTAACGACCCAGACTATGACCCATGGGAAGACATAGGGATGGATGCAAATGAAGATGAGAAAAT GGAGTATGTAGCAGGAGATACTTTTAGAGGTCGAAAGTTTATTGTTTACGAAGACAGATTGTTGGCTGTTTTTCAAATTTGTCCCATGTGTAGTGCTGAAACTGACAGTTCAACAAGTTTTGTCCAAGGAACCTTTTGCCGCGTCAAGCAACAATGTCCTTCTTGCAACTACACACGACATTGGGAGTCACAGCCAAAGATACAGAATGCACCAGCTGGCAATTTACTGTTATCGGCAGCAATTCTTTTTTCAGGGTCCAGTCCATCAAAAGCACTTCGGATGCTAAATCATATGCAATGTGCTGCCATTTCCCAACAGACGTTCTTTGTTCACCAGCGCAATTTTTTGTTGCCAAGTATCGAACGTCTATGGGAAGAGGATAGGAGGTGCAGAATACAGCATACAAGGGAGTATGAGAAACTAGTGGTTGGAGGTGATGGAAGGTGCGACTCTCCTGGTCATTCTGCAAAGTATGGCTGCTATACTCTGATGGATCTAAGTGGTGGAAAAATTCTAGACGTACAGCTTGTTCAA TCAAATGAAGTATCGTCAAGTAGCGCCATGGAAAAGGAAGGGCTTATAAGAGGTGTTGAgagtttaaagaaagaaaacGTCAAAATTAATGTGTTGGTGACAGACCGCCACTCCCAGATCAAGAAGTGGGTTCGTGAGAATATGGACGGCACAACCCACAAGTTTGACATTTGGCATATAGCTAAAG GAATCAAGAAAAAAATTGACGCAGCAGCAAAGTTGGTTTGTGGTCAAGACTTGAGACCATGGGCTAAGAGCATCAACCACCACATATATTGGTGCGCTACGTCAACACCGTCCGGGGACGGGGAAGTCATGGTTGCAAAGTGGAACTCGTTGTTGCGGCATATGCAGAATATGCACACAGGTCATGGTGATCTCTTCCCTTGTTGCCTCCATGATGAAATCAGTGATGGTGAACCACGGAAGAAATGGTTAATCCCAG GTAGTATTGCTGCCAACAAAACTAAAGACATCGTCACAAATCCGAGGTTAGTAAAAGACATTGGACAGATGAGCGAAAAGCACCAGACATCGAAATTAGAAGCATTCCACTCTCTTCTGAACCATTATGCGCCAAAGGCATGTCACTTCACATTTCGGGTTCAAAAATGCAg AACACTATTAGCTGCATTGCATTACAATGAGAATGGTGGACGTTGTCAGGCCCAGACCAAGGATGGTGAGATGCGTTATGCCATAAATTTTCCAAAGTTCAAGAAAGGCGGATCAGTTGTAAAGTGTGTAATGGTGAATCCAACCTATG aGTATGTTGGTAAATTAGTTGACTTGGTAATGTCTTGCAGTAAAAACGAAATCATGCAAATTGAAGATGTGCCACCGCCACTATGCAGCGAGTTTGCCCGTCCCAACAAAACTGAAGCAATAGCTGCTCACCGTACACGCTTTCAACCTAAAGAGATGGATATTTGA